From a single Brassica rapa cultivar Chiifu-401-42 chromosome A01, CAAS_Brap_v3.01, whole genome shotgun sequence genomic region:
- the LOC103833679 gene encoding xanthine dehydrogenase 1 isoform X2 has translation MGSLKNDGELTEAILYVNGVRRVLPDGLAHMTLLEYLRDIGLTGTKLGCGEGGCGACTVMVSNYDIKSKTCVHYAVNACLAPLYSVEGMHVISIEGIGHRKLGLHPLQESLASAHGSQCGFCTPGFIMSMYALLRSSKNSPCEEEIEECLAGNLCRCTGYRPIVDAFRVFAKSDDALYSGVSSLRLEDGSTICPSTGKPCSCGSKATNGEGNCNEDRIQSISYSDIDGAKYTEKELIFPPELLLRKLSPLKLRGNGGLTWFRPVSLQNLLELKANYPDAKLLVGNTEVGIEMRLKRLQYQVLISVAQVPELNALNVDDNGVELGSALRLSELLRLFRRVVKERPEHETSACKAFIEQLKWFAGTQIRNVACIGGNICTASPISDLNPLWMASRAEFRIVNCSGEVRSIPAKDFFLGYRKVDMGSNEILLSVFLPWTRPLEYVKEFKQAHRRDDDIAIVNGGMRVFLEEKGQELFVSDASIAYGGVAPLSLRARKTEEFLIGKKWNKGLLEDALEVIQSDVLIKDDAPGGMVEFRKSLTLSFFFKFFLWVSHDVHSVYPTVETFPPSHVSALQPVPRLSRSGKQDYETVKQGTSVGSPEVHLSARMQVTGEAEYTDDTPVPPNTLHAALVLSKMPHARILSIDDSAAKSSLGFVGLFLAKDIPGDNMIGPIVADEELFATDVVTCVGQVIGVVVADTHENAKTAAGKVEVMYEELPAILSIKEAINAKSFHPNTEKRLRKGDVELCFQSGECDRIIEGEVQIGGQEHFYLEPHGSLVWTLDGGNEVHMISSTQAPQKHQKYVSHVLGLPMSKVVCKTKRIGGGFGGKETRSAFIAAAAAVPSYLLNRPVKLILDRDVDMMITGHRHSFLGKYKVGFTNEGKILALDLEIYNNGGNSLDLSLAILERAMFHSDNVYEIPHVRIIGNVCFTNFPSNTAFRGFGGPQGMLITENWIQRIAAELDKTPEEIKEMNFQEEGSITHYSQSLQHCTLQQLWKELKESSNFLKARREADEFNSQNRWKKRGVAIVPTKFGISFTTKFMNQAGALVHVYTDGTVLVTHGGVEMGQGLHTKVAQVAASAFNIPLSSVFVSETSTDKVPNASPTAASASSDMYGAAVLDACEQIIARIEPVASKHNFNTFAELTDSTSFRKLDLTGYLEKGMRLDTTHTELPLLKLR, from the exons atgggTTCGTTGAAGAACGACGGAGAGCTCACGGAGGCGATACTCTACGTTAACGGCGTTCGTAGAGTGTTGCCAGATGGTTTGGCTCATATGACGCTTCTTGAATACCTCAGAG ATATTGGACTGACCGGGACAAAGCTGGGATGCGGCGAAGGTGGTTGTGGGGCTTGCACGGTGATGGTCTCTAACTATGACATTAAATCCAAGACATGCGT GCATTATGCTGTCAACGCTTGCTTAGCACCTTTGTATTCTGTAGAAGGGATGCATGTTATATCCATTGAGGGAATTGGCCATCGCAAACTCGGCTTGCACCCACTTCAG GAATCGTTGGCATCTGCTCATGGTTCCCAATGTGGGTTTTGCACTCCCGGGTTCATCATGTCTATGTACGCGTTACTGAGGTCAAGCAAGAACTCACCTTGTGAAGAGGAGATTGAAGAGTGCCTTGCGGGGAATCTATGTCGCTGTACTGGTTATAGACCCATCGTTGATGCGTTTCGGGTTTTTGCAAAATCTGATGATGCTCTTTATAGTGGAGTTTCCTCACTTAGACTTGAAGATGGTTCAACTATCTGTCCATCTACTGGAAAACCTTGTTCATGTGGATCAAAAGCAACGAATGGAGAAGGTAATTGTAATGAAGATAGGATACAGTCCATATCTTACAGTGATATAGATGGGGCTAAGTACACAGAAAAGGAGCTTATTTTCCCTCCTGAGCTTTTGCTGAGGAAATTATCTCCTTTGAAGTTAAGGGGAAATGGGGGACTCACTTGGTTTAGACCTGTAAGCCTTCAGAACTTGCTTGAGCTCAAAGCAAACTATCCTGACGCTAAGCTGCTAGTAGGGAACACGGAGGTGGGAATTGAAATGAGACTGAAGAGGTTGCAGTATCAGGTACTAATCTCTGTTGCTCAAGTCCCAGAGCTCAATGCATTGAATGTTGATGACAATGGAGTAGAGCTTGGTTCTGCTTTGAGACTTTCTGAACTATTGAGGTTATTCAGGAGGGTTGTAAAGGAGCGTCCTGAACATGAAACATCAGCATGCAAGGCTTTTATTGAACAGCTGAAGTGGTTTGCTGGGACACAGATAAGAAATGTTGCGTGCATTGGTGGAAACATTTGTACAGCTAGTCCAATATCTGATTTAAATCCTCTTTGGATGGCGTCAAGAGCAGAGTTTCGGATAGTCAACTGCAGTGGGGAAGTTAGGTCCATACCTGCAAAAGATTTCTTCCTTGGTTATCGTAAGGTGGATATGGGAAGCAACGAGATCTTGCTGTCGGTCTTCCTTCCATGGACAAGGCCCTTAGAGTATGTGAAAGAGTTTAAGCAGGCTCATCGCAGGGATGATGATATAGCTATTGTCAATGGTGGAATGCGTGTGTTTCTTGAAGAGAAAGGTCAAGAACTGTTTGTTTCTGATGCATCAATTGCTTATGGTGGTGTGGCTCCTCTTTCGTTGCGTGCCAGAAAGACTGAGGAATTTTTGATTGGAAAGAAATGGAACAAAGGCCTTCTGGAAGATGCGCTTGAGGTCATACAGAGCGATGTGTTGATTAAGGATGATGCTCCTGGTGGAATGGTGGAGTTTAGGAAATCTTTGACCCTGAGCTTcttctttaaatttttcttatgGGTTTCTCATGATGTGCATAGTGTATACCCCACTGTAGAGACCTTTCCACCCTCCCATGTATCAGCTCTTCAACCTGTTCCTCGGTTATCTAGAAGTGGAAAACAAGACTATGAGACAGTAAAACAAGGAACATCTGTTGGCTCGCCGGAGGTCCATCTTTCAGCCAGAATGCAG GTCACAGGAGAAGCAGAATATACTGATGATACCCCAGTGCCTCCTAATACCTTGCATGCTGCTTTAGTGCTAAGCAAAATGCCGCATGCTCGCATCCTTTCTATTGATGATTCGGCTGCCAAATCTTCACTTGGTTTTGTTGGTCTGTTTCTTGCCAAAGATATTCCTGGTGATAATATGATTGGACCAATTGTTGCTGACGAAGAATTATTTGCCACGGACGTGGTCACATGCGTTGGACAA GTCATTGGTGTGGTTGTGGCGGATACACATGAGAATGCAAAAACTGCAGCAGGGAAAGTTGAAGTTATGTATGAGGAACTACCAGCAATATTATCAATCAAGGAGGCTATTAATGCTAAAAGTTTCCATCCGAACACAGAGAAAAGGCTAAGGAAAGGGGATGTAGAGCTGTGCTTTCAATCCGGTGAGTGTGACAGGATTATAGAGGGAGAGGTTCAAATCGGTGGTCAAGAACACTTTTACTTGGAACCTCATGGTAGTTTGGTTTGGACACTGGATGGAGGAAACGAAGTTCATATGATTTCATCCACTCAA GCTCCTCAAAAGCATCAGAAATATGTTTCTCATGTTCTCGGTCTTCCAATGTCTAAAGTGGTATGCAAAACCAAACGAATTGGAGGTGGATTTGGTGGTAAGGAAACAAGATCAGCTTTCATTGCTGCTGCAGCTGCTGTTCCTTCCTACCTATTAAATCGTCCTGTGAAGCTCATACTGGACAGAGACGTGGACATGATGATAACTGGTCATCGTCATAGTTTCCTTGGAAAGTACAAG GTTGGGTTTACAAATGAAGGAAAAATATTGGCGTTGGATCTTGAAATCTACAACAACGGTGGAAACTCTTTGGATCTTTCCCTAGCTATTCTGGAACGTGCCATGTTTCACTCAGATAACGTTTATGAGATTCCGCATGTGAGGATCATAGGGAACGTTTGCTTTACTAATTTTCCCAGCAACACTGCTTTCCGAGGGTTTGGAGGGCCCCAAGGTATGCTCATTACTGAAAACTGGATTCAGAGAATTGCAGCAGAGCTTGATAAAACCCCTGAAGAAATCAAA GAGATGAACTTTCAAGAGGAAGGATCAATCACACACTACTCACAGTCCCTTCAGCACTGCACATTGCAGCAGCTCTGGAAAGAGCTGAAAGAATCCTCCAACTTCTTAAAGGCTCGTAGAGAAGCAGACGAGTTCAATAGCCAAAACCGGTGGAAAAAGCGTGGTGTAGCTATAGTTCCCACAAAATTTGGCATATCATTCACTACAAAGTTCATGAATCAG GCCGGTGCTCTTGTTCATGTTTACACCGATGGGACTGTTTTGGTGACACATGGAGGTGTGGAGATGGGTCAAGGGTTGCATACAAAGGTCGCCCAAGTTGCTGCATCCGCCTTTA